The Danio rerio strain Tuebingen ecotype United States chromosome 1, GRCz12tu, whole genome shotgun sequence genome includes a region encoding these proteins:
- the tmem132a gene encoding transmembrane protein 132A isoform X2 — protein MEADRGERFRVRVLFHMRGDVNRGTCVTLHAFKQTEEQKASCITQPPFGLCVVTLTFPNDWFEPAQNTEANLDQTFKQRYISRNRSRSRSRKRRHPHMPAGHRARPDQIQLYYSSFGILSIKTGPPRCVEDTVEQSERKLLYIGPVGLEDQEINKTKQSPACLDTKAEEKFWLDSNVLIVYSKGPVPAGQPIRVSVNLRGNYSEESLTIRLKVKKGLLSLEVHPVTHSDLWMVNVEQTTGSKHDVVSIITRSTGTLPDRTGTSALSQISCLSFEALHRNFGTAMTVSASWWVEYSTRKFYISPHGAVTSFFSFTDREVVGIAPITESNTIINTAILTSEPVSLPVIVLAVGIDGKVSDLTTAVKCHSANEDIVKVSHDCSVVFVDGSESGRGSICVELEFSLGTLSGSLCLAVWTPVVPLRVSLSDSVLSPISGWNYYSENGCEPVYQRSTVQILAQFSAQSAAQGGQPTYMLGSPDWFVDVTELVRDWLRIENPYIAALDKQKHLIGLKPGLTSLYVVSSQWDGVLGRANVIVTSEPVTPADLSVQLVGGLGLSVNPSPSHPSVVTATVNAHNTLYNHGQEASISVWIQFNDDSAILMSAFNEVPYTLRLSSLAESVVAVTPAPSQRILAQGDGGGPLVKAELLVSSCDPASNHVELEAIHKASEAKRLAKGSGWIRVNLNMDFWPIGSEETNFEMHDVTDMLVDSNSDLYDDFEDHDSTVNATSDYDSGNDIFKRKNVEQAVLIPNHEENAVYLSPGVEKERKEVKTADRQVEIGIGAVLSLLCLSSLLFLVNCLPCALREQRYRERREGNVKDTVEEEPGEEQEENRQEEKQCRAVITGNNDKMEIQ, from the exons ATGGAGGCTGACAGAGGAGAGCGGTTCAGAGTTCGAGTGCTGTTTCACATGAGAGGTGATGTTAACAGAGGAACCTGCGTTACTCTGCATGCTTTCAAACAGACAGAGGAGCAGAAAGCTTCCTGCATCACTCAG CCACCGTTTGGGTTGTGTGTGGTTACTCTAACATTTCCAAACGACTGGTTTGAGCCCGCTCAGAACACAGAGGCGAACCTGGACCAGACTTTCAAGCAGCGTTACATAAGCAGAAACCGCTCTCGCTCCCGCAGCCGAAAGAGAAGGCATCCGCATATGCCAGCAGGACACAGGGCCCGGCCTGATCAAATTCAGCTTTACTACTCATCCTTTGGCATCCTGTCCATTAAAACCGGACCCCCGCGGTGCGTGGAGGACACAGTAGAGCAGTCAGAGAGAAAGCTTCTCTACATTGGTCCTGTGGGACTTGAGGATCAAGAGatcaacaaaaccaaacaaagccCTGCATGTTTAGACACAAAGGCAGAAGAGAAGTTCTGGTTGGATTCCAATGTGTTAATCGTCTACAGCAAAGGGCCTGTGCCTGCCGGACAGCCAATCAGAGTGTCTGTAAACCTAAGGGGAAATTATAGTGAGGAGTCTCTGACCATTAG GctgaaagtgaaaaaaggattgCTATCTCTGGAGGTCCATCCCGTCACACATTCTGACCTGTGGATGGTTAATGTAGAACAGACGACAGGTTCAAAACACGATGTTGTTTCCATCATTACTCGCAGCACCGGTACACTTCCAGACAGAACTGG CACTTCTGCTCTTAGCCAGATCTCCTGTCTCTCATTTGAGGCTTTACACAGAAACTTTGGCACAGCGATGACTGTCAGTGCCAGCTGGTGGGTGGAGTATTCAACTCGCAAGTTTTACATTTCACCACACGGGGCAGTGACAAGCTTCTTCTCCTTTACCGACAGAGAAGTTGTGGGCATCGCTCCCATCACAGAG agcaacacaattATCAATACAGCCATCCTGACAAGTGAGCCCGTGTCACTTCCTGTCATTGTCCTAGCGGTGGGCATAGATGGCAAAGTTTCTGATTTGACCACAGCGGTCAAGTGCCATTCAGCCAATGAAGACATTGTCAAG GTGTCTCATGACTGCTCTGTGGTTTTTGTGGACGGGAGTGAATCAGGAAGGGGCAGCATCTGTGTGGAGCTGGAGTTTTCCTTGGGAACGCTCAGTGGCTCTTTGTGTTTGGCCGTGTGGACTCCTGTAGTTCCTCTGCGTGTGTCTCTCTCCGACTCTGTCCTGAGTCCCATCAGTGGCTGGAATTACTACAGTGAGAACGG GTGTGAACCGGTTTATCAGAGGTCCACGGTACAGATTTTGGCTCAATTCAGTGCCCAATCAGCAGCTCAAGGGGGTCAACCGACCTACATGCTGGGATCTCCGGACTGGTTTGTGGATGTGACCGAGCTTGTCCGTGACTGGCTAAGAATAGAAAACCCATATATTGCAGCGCTTGATAAACAAAAACATCTTATCGGCCTCAAGCCTGGACTCACATCATTATAT GTGGTTTCCAGTCAGTGGGATGGAGTGCTTGGAAGGGCTAACGTGATTGTAACCTCTGAACCTGTGACTCCCGCTGACCTCTCTGTTCAGCTGGTGGGAGGGCTTGGCCTGTCTGTTAATCCCAGCCCATCTCACCCTTCTGTTGTCACAGCAACAGTGAATGCTCACAATACACTCTACAACCACGGACAA GAGGCGTCTATCAGTGTCTGGATCCAGTTCAATGATGACTCTGCCATATTGATGTCTGCATTTAATGAGGTCCCCTATACTCTACGGCTGTCCTCTTTGGCAGAATCTGTGGTTGCAGTAACGCCTGCTCCATCCCAACGCATTTTGGCACAAGGTGATGGCGGAGGACCTCTTGTTAAAGCCGAGCTTCTGGTTTCCAGCTGTGACCCAGCATCTAACCATGTTGAACTGGAGGCAATTCATAAAGCAAGCGAAGCCAAAAGACTGGCTAAGGGGTCTGGCTGGATAAGGGTGAACCTAAACATGGACTTTTGGCCAATAGGGAGTGAGGAAACCAACTTTGAGATGCACGATGTGACTGATATGCTCGTCGATTCCAACAGTGATCTGTATGATGACTTTGAAGATCATGACAGTACAGTAAATGCCACAAGTGATTATGATAGTGGCAATGACATATTTAAACGAAAAAACGTGGAGCAGGCGGTGTTGATCCCCAACCATGAAGAGAACGCTGTCTATTTGTCTCCTGGTGTGGAAAAGGAGAGGAAAGAGGTTAAAACAGCTGATAGACAGGTAGAGATTGGCATTGGAGCTGTCCTGTCTCTGCTTTGTCTCTCATCCCTACTTTTCCTGGTCAACTGCCTACCATGTGCACTAAGAGAACAAAGATATAGAGAAAGACGAGAGGGAAATGTGAAAGACACTGTGGAGGAGGAACCTGGAGAAGAGCAAGAGGAGAATAGACAAGAGGAAAAACAGTGCAGAGCAGTGATAACAGGGAATAATGACAAAATGGAAATTCAATGA
- the tmem132a gene encoding transmembrane protein 132A isoform X1 encodes MDVLSLSWKSSTGRLVILHLFIILSHCQAPPSASLPVRITVPSPWQSVPLSQGDLGLLFTNSSPFTSTQSLLVFPPSGTTSKPLLRATFGSYTVTQVMSEPIPPLTSPLTASLLSKGVVKEMEADRGERFRVRVLFHMRGDVNRGTCVTLHAFKQTEEQKASCITQPPFGLCVVTLTFPNDWFEPAQNTEANLDQTFKQRYISRNRSRSRSRKRRHPHMPAGHRARPDQIQLYYSSFGILSIKTGPPRCVEDTVEQSERKLLYIGPVGLEDQEINKTKQSPACLDTKAEEKFWLDSNVLIVYSKGPVPAGQPIRVSVNLRGNYSEESLTIRLKVKKGLLSLEVHPVTHSDLWMVNVEQTTGSKHDVVSIITRSTGTLPDRTGTSALSQISCLSFEALHRNFGTAMTVSASWWVEYSTRKFYISPHGAVTSFFSFTDREVVGIAPITESNTIINTAILTSEPVSLPVIVLAVGIDGKVSDLTTAVKCHSANEDIVKVSHDCSVVFVDGSESGRGSICVELEFSLGTLSGSLCLAVWTPVVPLRVSLSDSVLSPISGWNYYSENGCEPVYQRSTVQILAQFSAQSAAQGGQPTYMLGSPDWFVDVTELVRDWLRIENPYIAALDKQKHLIGLKPGLTSLYVVSSQWDGVLGRANVIVTSEPVTPADLSVQLVGGLGLSVNPSPSHPSVVTATVNAHNTLYNHGQEASISVWIQFNDDSAILMSAFNEVPYTLRLSSLAESVVAVTPAPSQRILAQGDGGGPLVKAELLVSSCDPASNHVELEAIHKASEAKRLAKGSGWIRVNLNMDFWPIGSEETNFEMHDVTDMLVDSNSDLYDDFEDHDSTVNATSDYDSGNDIFKRKNVEQAVLIPNHEENAVYLSPGVEKERKEVKTADRQVEIGIGAVLSLLCLSSLLFLVNCLPCALREQRYRERREGNVKDTVEEEPGEEQEENRQEEKQCRAVITGNNDKMEIQ; translated from the exons ATGGATGTACTGTCTCTTTCGTGGAAGTCTTCTACTGGGAGACTGGTAATCCTTCACTTATTCATAATCCTCT CCCACTGTCAGGCGCCTCCCTCAGCATCTCTTCCAGTGCGGATTACAGTTCCCTCACCATGGCAGTCTGTCCCGCTCTCTCAGGGTGATCTGGGCCTTCTCTTCACCAACTCCAGCCCCTTCACCTCTACACAGTCTCTGCTGGTCTTTCCTCCCTCGGGAACCACCTCCAAACCTCTGCTCCGTGCTACGTTTGGTTCCTACACAGTCACACAG GTGATGTCTGAACCCATTCCTCCTCTGACTTCTCCTCTCACGGCTTCGCTTCTGTCTAAAGGTGTTGTGAAAGAGATGGAGGCTGACAGAGGAGAGCGGTTCAGAGTTCGAGTGCTGTTTCACATGAGAGGTGATGTTAACAGAGGAACCTGCGTTACTCTGCATGCTTTCAAACAGACAGAGGAGCAGAAAGCTTCCTGCATCACTCAG CCACCGTTTGGGTTGTGTGTGGTTACTCTAACATTTCCAAACGACTGGTTTGAGCCCGCTCAGAACACAGAGGCGAACCTGGACCAGACTTTCAAGCAGCGTTACATAAGCAGAAACCGCTCTCGCTCCCGCAGCCGAAAGAGAAGGCATCCGCATATGCCAGCAGGACACAGGGCCCGGCCTGATCAAATTCAGCTTTACTACTCATCCTTTGGCATCCTGTCCATTAAAACCGGACCCCCGCGGTGCGTGGAGGACACAGTAGAGCAGTCAGAGAGAAAGCTTCTCTACATTGGTCCTGTGGGACTTGAGGATCAAGAGatcaacaaaaccaaacaaagccCTGCATGTTTAGACACAAAGGCAGAAGAGAAGTTCTGGTTGGATTCCAATGTGTTAATCGTCTACAGCAAAGGGCCTGTGCCTGCCGGACAGCCAATCAGAGTGTCTGTAAACCTAAGGGGAAATTATAGTGAGGAGTCTCTGACCATTAG GctgaaagtgaaaaaaggattgCTATCTCTGGAGGTCCATCCCGTCACACATTCTGACCTGTGGATGGTTAATGTAGAACAGACGACAGGTTCAAAACACGATGTTGTTTCCATCATTACTCGCAGCACCGGTACACTTCCAGACAGAACTGG CACTTCTGCTCTTAGCCAGATCTCCTGTCTCTCATTTGAGGCTTTACACAGAAACTTTGGCACAGCGATGACTGTCAGTGCCAGCTGGTGGGTGGAGTATTCAACTCGCAAGTTTTACATTTCACCACACGGGGCAGTGACAAGCTTCTTCTCCTTTACCGACAGAGAAGTTGTGGGCATCGCTCCCATCACAGAG agcaacacaattATCAATACAGCCATCCTGACAAGTGAGCCCGTGTCACTTCCTGTCATTGTCCTAGCGGTGGGCATAGATGGCAAAGTTTCTGATTTGACCACAGCGGTCAAGTGCCATTCAGCCAATGAAGACATTGTCAAG GTGTCTCATGACTGCTCTGTGGTTTTTGTGGACGGGAGTGAATCAGGAAGGGGCAGCATCTGTGTGGAGCTGGAGTTTTCCTTGGGAACGCTCAGTGGCTCTTTGTGTTTGGCCGTGTGGACTCCTGTAGTTCCTCTGCGTGTGTCTCTCTCCGACTCTGTCCTGAGTCCCATCAGTGGCTGGAATTACTACAGTGAGAACGG GTGTGAACCGGTTTATCAGAGGTCCACGGTACAGATTTTGGCTCAATTCAGTGCCCAATCAGCAGCTCAAGGGGGTCAACCGACCTACATGCTGGGATCTCCGGACTGGTTTGTGGATGTGACCGAGCTTGTCCGTGACTGGCTAAGAATAGAAAACCCATATATTGCAGCGCTTGATAAACAAAAACATCTTATCGGCCTCAAGCCTGGACTCACATCATTATAT GTGGTTTCCAGTCAGTGGGATGGAGTGCTTGGAAGGGCTAACGTGATTGTAACCTCTGAACCTGTGACTCCCGCTGACCTCTCTGTTCAGCTGGTGGGAGGGCTTGGCCTGTCTGTTAATCCCAGCCCATCTCACCCTTCTGTTGTCACAGCAACAGTGAATGCTCACAATACACTCTACAACCACGGACAA GAGGCGTCTATCAGTGTCTGGATCCAGTTCAATGATGACTCTGCCATATTGATGTCTGCATTTAATGAGGTCCCCTATACTCTACGGCTGTCCTCTTTGGCAGAATCTGTGGTTGCAGTAACGCCTGCTCCATCCCAACGCATTTTGGCACAAGGTGATGGCGGAGGACCTCTTGTTAAAGCCGAGCTTCTGGTTTCCAGCTGTGACCCAGCATCTAACCATGTTGAACTGGAGGCAATTCATAAAGCAAGCGAAGCCAAAAGACTGGCTAAGGGGTCTGGCTGGATAAGGGTGAACCTAAACATGGACTTTTGGCCAATAGGGAGTGAGGAAACCAACTTTGAGATGCACGATGTGACTGATATGCTCGTCGATTCCAACAGTGATCTGTATGATGACTTTGAAGATCATGACAGTACAGTAAATGCCACAAGTGATTATGATAGTGGCAATGACATATTTAAACGAAAAAACGTGGAGCAGGCGGTGTTGATCCCCAACCATGAAGAGAACGCTGTCTATTTGTCTCCTGGTGTGGAAAAGGAGAGGAAAGAGGTTAAAACAGCTGATAGACAGGTAGAGATTGGCATTGGAGCTGTCCTGTCTCTGCTTTGTCTCTCATCCCTACTTTTCCTGGTCAACTGCCTACCATGTGCACTAAGAGAACAAAGATATAGAGAAAGACGAGAGGGAAATGTGAAAGACACTGTGGAGGAGGAACCTGGAGAAGAGCAAGAGGAGAATAGACAAGAGGAAAAACAGTGCAGAGCAGTGATAACAGGGAATAATGACAAAATGGAAATTCAATGA